The Sesamum indicum cultivar Zhongzhi No. 13 linkage group LG6, S_indicum_v1.0, whole genome shotgun sequence genome has a segment encoding these proteins:
- the LOC105164797 gene encoding LOW QUALITY PROTEIN: uncharacterized protein LOC105164797 (The sequence of the model RefSeq protein was modified relative to this genomic sequence to represent the inferred CDS: inserted 2 bases in 1 codon), with protein MSVELHSPFLGAPLKCTVFGRRKRGENAYLRGVKLKPSKKGSDFLSCKCAKKHEWIFHGNKFMHFCEKNVELLWKKLELRSGWMINSVKEPIVRSKTLVKYMTPVWEEGLFLFRCSVFCTVISGVCLLVWYGQSKAKVYIEVNLLPSICTLLSGHIQRELDFGKVRRISPLSITLESCSIGPHSEEFSCGEVPTIKLRIRPFASLRRGKVVIDAVLSNPSLLVAQKKSYTWLGIPYSEGIPQRHLSTEEGIDYRTRTRRISREEGXARESAEKGYVISECNCVLPDHLKESTSLPTRLGTPDPFHYMDQKVQWGDHHCMDAGAEYDLKHADLERSFGAKISSAESSMWSRIMLGSKRHKFKRKNNGRDSSMVGIASKRRLLERSASAAHLYFQGQWLGKSSNSSKGSAGFDAPNLETSPMQSSADAASSNSERDASADHQDVKVDYNVDDRKIEVTEGVLTNKVILEVENESKTDSSILHDPFLFTLARITKSTNFNNKFSSEGNAVGPRGTSTGPTSSQYLEGDDIINTNARNETIRLVEEVKNAHDDILDSQGVHASSSSSLMELEPSSSVNHLESLSPSSPQSGVEDISKELVDESGEENTSGIDKMIPVVLDSVHFKGGTLMLLAYGDTEPREMEVATGHVKFQNHYGRVHVQLSGNCKMWRSGMISEDGGWLSSDVYVDIIEQKWHANLKISNLFVPLFERIVDLPITWSKGRASGEVHICMSKGETFPNFHGQLDVTGLAFHIYDAPSWFSDMSASLFFRAQRIFLHNARGWFGDIPLEASGDFGIDPEEGEYHLMCQVPSVEVNALMKTFKMKPLLFPLAGSVTAVFNCQGPLDAPVFVGSALVSRKLIHLSANTPQSAAYEAMMNNKEAGAVAAIDHVPLSYVSANFTFNTDNCVADLYGIRATLVDGGEIRGAGNAWICPEGEVDDTAMDVNFSGNLCFDKIMHRYIPGYLQTMPLKLGDLNGETKVSGSLLRPRFDIKWIAPRAEGSLSDARGDVIISPDHICVNSSSAAFELYMKVLTSYPDENWLNWRECGEVVTMPFSVEGVELDLRMRNFEFFNFVSSYSFDSLRPVHLKATGRIKFQGKVNKNCYSIDSQVLQPDENLRLPLMGDEDTKSISGEVSISGLKLNQLMLAPQLAGVLNITSKGIKLDATGRPDESLAIELVGPLRSTSEENLAGKLLSFSLQKGHLKANAYYQPLHSANLEVRHLPLDELELASLRGAISRAELQLNFQKRRGHGVLSVLRPKFSGVLGEALDVAARWSGDVITVERAILEQSSSKYELQGEYVLPGSRDRSTAGRETGSLFQRVMTGHLGSMISSMGRWRMRLEVPNAEIAEMLPLARLLSRSSDPAVQSRSKDLFIQSLQSVGLCAESLQKLLEEVRGHCAASYEVVLDDFDLPGLAELKGRWRGSLDASGGGNGDTTAEFDFHGEEWEWGTYTTQRILAAGMYSNNDGLRLEKIFIQRDNATIHADGTVLGPKTNLHFAVLNFPVSLVPTLVQVIENSATEAVHSLRQLLAPIRGILHMEGDLKGNLAKPECDVQVRLLDGAIGGIELGRAEVVASLTPTSRFLFNAKFEPIVQNGHVHIQGSIPVTLVQNNISEEEGTERDRTEATWVRGWDTERSKASADEASDRKGSREKNQEVWDTQLAESLRGLNWNILDAGEVRIDADIKDGGMMLLTALSPYANWLHGNAEIMLQVRGTVEQPVLDGSAYFHRATVSSPVLRKPVTNLGGTVLVNSNRLRIGSLEGRVSRKGKLSVKGNLPLRISEAALSDKLDLKCEVLEVRARNILSGQVDSQLQITGSIMQPNISGKIKISQGEVYLPHDKGSAVAPFNRDTTNEPRSAAGGYGRIVASKYVSRFLNLIPASSKSAFHQSSGESDEVEKEMVLVNSKPKLDIRLTDLRVALGPELRIVYPLILNFAVSGELELNGPAHPKWIKPKGILTFENGDVNLVATQVRLKREHLNIAKFEPDNGLDPMLDLALVGSEWQFRIQSRASKWQEKLVVTSTRSGEQDVLSTTEAARVFESQLAESILEGDGQLAFKKLATATLETLMPRIEGKGEFGQARWRLVYAPQIPSLLSVDPTVDPLKSLASNISFGTEVEVQLGKRLQASVVRQMKDSEMAMQWTLIYQLTSRLRVLLQSAPSKRLLFEYSTTSQD; from the exons ATGAGTGTTGAACTTCACAGTCCATTTCTTGGGGCCCCACTTAAGTGCACTGTttttggaagaagaaaaaggggcGAGAATGCTTACCTCAGGGGAGTTAAATTAAAACCCTCCAAAAAGGGTTCGGATTTTCTATCATGTAAATGTGCAAAGAAGCATGAATGGATCTTCCATGGCAACAAATTTATGCACTTCTGCGAGAAAAATGTTGAGTTATTATGGAAGAAGCTGGAACTCCGGAGTGGTTGGATGATCAATTCTGTCAAAGAGCCCATTGTACGCAGCAAGACTTTGGTCAAATATATGACTCCAGTATGGGAAGAGGGGTTATTTCTCTTCAGGTGCTCTGTCTTTTGTACCGTGATATCTGGGGTGTGTTTATTGGTTTGGTATGGGCAGTCAAAAGCAAAAGTTTATATTGAAGTCAATCTCTTGCCTTCCATTTGTACACTACTGAGTGGTCATATTCAGCGAGAACTTGATTTTGGTAAGGTTCGAAGAATTTCACCTTTAAGCATTACATTGGAGTCTTGCTCAATTGGGCCTCACAGTGAAGAGTTCTCTTGTGGCGAGGTTCCAACTATCAAGCTACGAATTCGTCCTTTTGCCAGCCTGAGGAGGGGAAAAGTTGTGATTGATGCTGTTTTGTCCAACCCAAGTTTGTTGGTAGCACAAAAAAAGAGCTACACTTGGTTGGGGATACCCTATTCAGAAGGCATTCCCCAGAGGCACTTGTCCACTGAAGAAGGAATTGATTATCGTACAAGAACTCGGAGAATATCAAGGGAGGAAGG TGCTAGAGAATCTGCTGAAAAAGGTTATGTCATTTCTGAGTGCAACTGTGTTCTGCCTGATCATTTGAAGGAGAGTACGAGTCTCCCCACAAGGTTGGGAACTCCTGACCCATTCCATTATATGGACCAGAAAGTGCAATGGGGAGATCATCATTGCATGGATGCTGGTGCAGAGTATGATTTGAAGCATGCAGATTTAGAGAGATCATTTGGTGCAAAAATTTCCTCTGCAGAAAGTAGCATGTGGTCCAGAATTATGCTAGGGTCTAAGAGGCATAAGTTCAAGAGGAAGAACAATGGAAGAGATTCATCTATGGTAGGCATTGCTTCTAAAAGAAGACTTCTTGAGCGTAGTGCATCTGCAGCTCATTTATATTTCCAAGGGCAATGGCTGGGGAAGTCTAGCAATTCTAGTAAGGGTTCTGCAGGATTTGATGCTCCGAACTTGGAGACTTCTCCAATGCAAAGCAGTGCTGATGCAGCCAGCTCCAACTCTGAAAGAGATGCAAGTGCTGATCATCAGGATGTGAAGGTTGATTATAATGTTGatgatagaaaaattgaagttaCTGAGGGTGTATTGACAAACAAGGTGATCTTGGAGGTGGAGAACGAATCCAAAACTGACTCTAGTATCTTACAcgatccttttctttttactttggCTAGAATTACTAAATCTACCAacttcaataataaattttcatcagAAGGCAATGCTGTAGGACCGAGAGGCACCAGCACTGGTCCCACAAGTAGTCAATATCTGGAAGGTGATGATATCATTAACACAAATGCAAGGAATGAAACTATTAGATTGGTCGAGGAGGTGAAGAATGCTCATGATGATATTTTGGATAGTCAAGGTGTCCATGCCTCTAGTAGTTCTAGTCTGATGGAGCTTGAACCTTCAAGCTCGGTGAATCATTTGGAAAGTTTATCGCCCTCGAGCCCACAATCAG GAGTTGAGGATATATCCAAAGAACTAGTTGATGAGAGCGGTGAAGAAAATACTTCAGGCATAGATAAAATGATTCCTGTTGTCCTTGACTCTGTGCATTTTAAAGGTGGTACATTGATGCTGCTTGCATATGGTGATACAGAACCAAG aGAAATGGAAGTTGCTACTGGACATGTGAAGTTTCAAAATCACTATGGACGTGTCCATGTGCAGCTTAGTGGAAACTGTAAGATGTGGAGATCAGGGATGATTTCTGAAGATGGTGGGTGGTTGTCCTCGGATGTTTATGTTGATATCATCGAGCAGAAATGGCATGcgaatttgaaaatatcaaatctcTTTGTCCCG cTTTTTGAGAGGATTGTAGACCTTCCAATTACATGGTCTAAAGGAAGAGCTAGTGGCGAG GTTCACATATGCATGTCCAAGGGAGAAACTTTTCCTAATTTTCACGGGCAGCTAGATGTAACTGGGCTGGCCTTTCACATATATGATGCTCCGTCATGGTTTTCT GATATGtctgcaagtttgttttttcgTGCCCAGCGAATATTTTTGCACAATGCCAGGGGCTGGTTTGGTGATATTCCTTTAGAAGCATCTGGGGATTTTGGCATTGATCCGGAGGAAGGAGAGTATCACCTAATGTGCCAG GTTCCATCGGTAGAAGTGAATGCCTTGATGAAAACATTCAAGATGAAGCCCTTGTTATTTCCG TTGGCGGGATCAGTAACAGCAGTATTTAATTGTCAAGGCCCATTGGATGCTCCTGTGTTTGTGGGGAGTGCATTGGTCTCAAGGAAACTTATTCATTTGTCTGCTAATACTCCTCAATCAGCGGCATATGAGGCAATGATGAATAATAAAGAGGCTGGTGCTGTGGCAGCTATTGACCATGTTCCATTATCTTATGTGTCTGCCAACTTTACCTTTAACACTGATAATTGT GTTGCTGACTTGTATGGAATCAGAGCTACACTTGTTGATGGTGGTGAAATACGTGGAGCGGGGAATGCTTGGATTTGTCCTGAG GGTGAGGTTGATGACACGGCAATGGATGTGAACTTTTCAGGCAACTTATGTTTCGATAAAATTATGCATCGATATATACCTGGTTATCTTCAAACGATGCCCCTTAAATTAGGAGATCTGAATGGAGAAACAAAAGTTTCTGGCTCATTGTTAAGACC gAGATTTGATATCAAATGGATCGCACCAAGAGCAGAGGGATCACTTTCTGATGCTCGTGGAGATGTCATAATTTCACCTGATCATATTTGTGTCAATTCTTCATCTGCTGCTTTTGAATTGTATATGAAAGTTTTAACTTCATATCCTGATGAAAACTGGTTAAACTGGAGAGAGTGTGGTGAAGTAGTTACCATGCCTTTCTCAGTGGAAGGAGTTGAATTGGATCTACGGATGcgcaattttgaatttttcaactttgttTCTTCCTATTCTTTCGATTCTCTGAGGCCCGTGCATCTGAAAGCAACAGGAAGAATTAAGTTTCAAGGGAAGGTTAACAAGAATTGCTACAGCATTGACAGCCAAGTCCTCCAGCCTGATGAGAATTTAAGACTGCCCTTGATGGGTGATGAAGATACAAAGAGTATTTCCGGCGAGGTCTCAATCTCAGGTCTAAAACTTAATCAATTGATGCTGGCTCCTCAGTTAGCTGGAGTGTTGAACATAACATCTAAGGGTATCAAG TTGGACGCTACTGGTAGACCAGATGAAAGTCTCGCAATAGAACTGGTAGGGCCTCTGCGATCAACTTCTGAAGAGAATCTAGCTGGAAAGTTGCTGTCTTTTTCTCTGCAGAAAGGTCACCTGAAAGCTAATGCATATTATCAACCACTACATTCAGCTAACTTGGAG GTACGCCATTTGCCGCTGGATGAGCTGGAGCTAGCCTCACTTCGTGGAGCAATTTCAAGA GCAGAACTTCAGTTGAACTTTCAGAAAAGAAGGGGCCATGGTGTGCTCTCTGTTCTCCGGCCAAAATTCAGTGGTGTTTTGGGGGAAGCTCTGGATGTGGCTGCCAGATGGAGTGGGGATGTG ATCACTGTCGAAAGAGCAATCTTGGAACAAAGCAGTAGCAAATATGAACTACAAGGGGAGTATGTGTTGCCTGGCTCCCGAGATCGAAGCACTGCTGGAAGGGAAACAGGTAGCTTGTTCCAGAGAGTCATGACTGGTCATCTTGGTAGCATGATCTCTTCTATGGGTAGATGGAGAATGAGGCTAGAGGTGCCTAACGCTGAGATTGCTGAGATGCTTCCACTTGCTAGGCTTCTTTCTCGAAGTTCTGATCCTGCTGTGCAATCTAGATCAAAG GACCTCTTCATACAAAGTTTGCAGTCAGTTGGACTGTGTGCTGAAAGCCTTCAAAAACTTCTGGAG GAAGTTCGGGGTCACTGTGCTGCATCATATGAAGTTGTCCTTGACGATTTCGATCTTCCTGGTTTAGCTGAACTTAAAGGTCGCTGGCGTGGTTCTTTAGATGCAAGTGGAGGAGGCAATGGAGACACAACG gCCGAGTTTGACTTTCATGGAGAGGAATGGGAGTGGGGAACATATACAACGCAGCGGATTCTAGCAGCTGGTATGTACAGCAACAATGATGGTCTGCGTCTTGAGAAAATCTTCATCCAAAGGGATAATGCCACGATCCACGCAGATGGAACAGTATTAGGGCCAAAGacaaatttgcattttgctGTTCTGAATTTTCCGGTCAGTTTGGTTCCTACTTTAGTTCAGGTTATTGAAAATTCAGCCACTGAAGCTGTTCACTCTCTGCGGCAATTATTAGCACCAATTAGAGGCATCCTACACATGGAAGGTGATCTTAAAGGAAATCTAGCTAAACCAGAATGTGATGTCCAAGTCAGGCTCCTTGATGGGGCGATTGGTGGAATTGAACTTGGTAGGGCTGAAGTTGTTGCTTCTCTAACCCCAACAAGCCGTTTCCTGTTTAACGCAAAATTTGAACCCATTGTTCAAAATGGCCATGTACATATTCAAGGAAGCATTCCTGTGACACTTGTACAGAACAATATTTCGGAGGAAGAAGGTACTGAAAGAGATAGAACTGAAGCCACATGGGTTCGAGGTTGGGATACAGAGAGAAGTAAAGCATCTGCAGATGAAGCTAGTGATAGAAAGGGGTCcagagaaaaaaatcaagaggTTTGGGATACACAATTGGCAGAGAGCCTCAGGGGTTTGAACTGGAACATATTGGATGCAGGGGAAGTTAGGATTGATGCTGATATTAAAGATGGTGGCATGATGTTGCTAACAGCATTGTCTCCTTATGCTAACTGGCTCCATGGAAATGCCGAAATTATGCTTCAG GTAAGGGGCACTGTTGAGCAACCCGTACTGGATGGGTCTGCCTATTTTCACAGGGCAACTGTGTCTTCACCTGTACTTAGGAAACCAGTAACTAATCTTGGAGGGACAGTGCTTGTAAATTCAAATAGATTGCGAATTGGCTCATTGGAGGGTAGAGTAAGCAGAAAGGGTAAATTGTCTGTAAAAGGGAATCTGCCCCTCCGAATAAGTGAAGCGGCTCTCAGTGACAAACTAGACTTGAAATGTGAGGTTCTGGAAGTGCGTGCAAGGAATATCTTGAG TGGCCAGGTTGATTCTCAGTTGCAAATTACTGGATCTATTATGCAACCAAACATCTCTGGAAAGATAAAGATTAGCCAAGGAGAAGTATATCTACCACATGACAAGGGTAGTGCAGTTGCTCCTTTCAATAGGGATACAACAAATGAACCAAGGTCAGCAGCTGGTGGTTATGGCCGCATAGTTGCATCAAAGTATGTTTCACGTTTTCTCAACCTAATACCAGCGTCATCGAAGAGCGCCTTCCACCAATCATCTG GTGAAAGTGATGAGGTTGAAAAGGAGATGGTGCTGGTGAATAGTAAGCCGAAACTAGATATCCGCCTAACAGACTTGAGGGTTGCTCTTGGACCTGAACTGAGGATAGTTTATCCTCTGATACTCAATTTTGCTGTTAGTGGAGAGCTTGAATTAAATGGTCCAGCTCATCCCAAATGGATAAAACCTAAAGGCATTCTGACATTCGAGAATGGTGATGTAAATCTTGTTGCGACACAG GTGAGGCTCAAGCGAGAACATCTTAATATAGCAAAATTTGAGCCTGACAATGGACTTGATCCGATGTTGGATTTAGCCCTGGTAGGATCAGAATGGCAATTTAGGATTCAAAGTCGAGCTAGCAAATGGCAGGAAAAATTGGTGGTGACTTCAACTCGTTCAGGGGAGCAAGATGTCCTCTCAACTACTGAG GCTGCTAGAGTCTTTGAAAGTCAACTAGCTGAATCAATACTGGAAGGCGATGGCCAGCTTGCATTTAAGAAGCTTGCTACCGCAACGCTTGAGACATTGATGCCGAGGATAGAGGGCAAGGGAGAATTTGGACAGGCAAGGTGGAGGCTAGTTTATGCTCCCCAAATCCCCAGTTTGCTTTCTGTGGACCCTACAGTTGATCCCCTCAAGTCTCTGGCTAGCAACATTTCATTTGGAACTGAAGTTGAAGTCCAGCTGGGGAAGCGTCTTCAG GCATCTGTAGTTAGGCAGATGAAGGATTCAGAGATGGCAATGCAGTGGACTTTGATCTACCAGCTCACAAGCCGTCTTCGGGTGCTCCTACAATCTGCTCCGTCCAAACGTCTCTTATTCGAATACTCTACAACTTCACAGGACTAG
- the LOC105164799 gene encoding polyadenylate-binding protein-interacting protein 6 isoform X2, with product MKTGRSSLNPYAASYVPLSKRRAADEGKILNTAKELQNGSEIIHYGHQPDNKLTRGQQQNVSQNYVHTSGSPQTAEFTKWKGHHAGEFYASSSHYPNEIREKSNFDQEFMDLAYLQINFPGISEESLSDVYLANKCDLDSAVDMLNQLEIYPDDSSDKLPDTLDIGDVPESVSSSGLVSLQEQRNSTAKAGASTSGSSKFSSTS from the exons ATGAAGACAGGAAGATCTTCTTTGAATCCCTATGCAGCATCCTATGTACCACTCTCGAAAAGAAGGGCTGCTGATGAgggaaaaattttgaatacaGCAAAAGAATTACAGAATGGAAGTGAGATCATACACTATGGACATCAACCTGACAATAAGTTGACTCGTGGTCAGCAGCAAAATGTTTCTCAAAACTATGTACATACTTCTGGTTCTCCTCAAACTGCCGAGTTTACAAAATGGAAGGGTCATCATGCTGGTGAATTCTATGCTTCTTCGTCACATTATCCAAATGAGATACgggaaaaatcaaattttgatcaaGAATTTATGGACTTAGCATACCTCCAGATCAATTTTCCTGGCATATCAGAGGAGTCACTTTCTGATGTTTATTTAGCCAACAAATGTGACCTAGATTCTGCAGTTGACATGCTGAATCAACTAGAA ATCTACCCTGATGATTCATCAGATAAGCTTCCAGACACTTTAGACATTGGTGATGTGCCGGAATCTGTGTCTTCTAGTGGGTTAGTATCATTGCAGGAACAAAGAAACTCGACAGCAAAAGCCGGAGCTTCAACATCTGGTTCATCCAAATTCTCTTCTACAAGCTAA
- the LOC105164798 gene encoding psbP domain-containing protein 5, chloroplastic, giving the protein MASALSSISSRHSLAPNLPISGNIAHSMSVSTKKRPKVRGKMIRAIASLSDSSGPFSLNRILRRDVILMGFSSSLSLIFPTLGSGAEEELKMDLLVDDINAYSYLYPTELPSNKFVFKWVESRKPERYSSAAPLSPDARLRIVSERVDFIDNLIISVSIGPPNSLFLKSKDKSTWRAKDIADSVLADKSALRVTSSQRMDESSVLDAHAATVDGEPYWYYEYLVRKSPTKTAQEPNLYRHFVASTAERDGYLYSLSASTLSKQWEKMGPILEKTVASFRLLPPTENYVPPYKDPWRFW; this is encoded by the exons ATGGCATCAGCTCTTTCTTCAATCAGTTCGCGCCATTCTCTCGCTCCAAATCTTCCCATCTCCGG GAATATAGCTCACAGCATGTCTGTTTCAACCAAGAAGAGACCTAAAGTACGTGGAAAAATGATAAGAGCAATTGCGAGCTTGAGTGATTCTTCAGGACCCTTTTCGCTGAATAGGATTTTGAGGAGGGATGTAATATTAATGGGATTTTCTTCTTCGCTCTCTCTAATTTTCCCAACTTTAG GCTCTGGAGCCGAGGAAGAATTGAAGATGGATCTACTAGTTGATGATATAAATGCTTATTCATATTTGTATCCCACAGAACTGCCTTCcaataagtttgttttcaaatG GGTGGAATCTAGAAAGCCGGAGCGTTATTCATCAGCTGCACCATTGTCCC CTGATGCGCGCCTTCGTATCGTCTCTGAGAGGGTTGATTTTATTGACAATCTCATAATATCAGTTTCG ATAGGTCCCCCCAATTCACTATTCCTGAAATCTAAAGACAAAAGTACTTGGCGTGCTAAAGACATTGCTGATTCTGTTTTAGCAGACAAGTCTGCTCTG CGGGTAACCTCTAGTCAGCGAATGGATGAAAGTTCAGTCCTTGATGCACATGCTGCTACA GTTGATGGCGAGCCATATTGGTATTATGAATATTTGGTTCGCAAATCACCAACTAAAACT GCTCAGGAACCAAACCTTTACCGACATTTTGTAGCTTCCACAGCTGAACGTGATG GTTATTTATACTCTCTCAGTGCATCAACTCTAAGCAAGCAGTGGGAAAag ATGGGACCAATACTGGAGAAAACTGTGGCATCTTTCCGGCTTCTCCCCCCTACAGAAAATTATGTTCCCCCCTACAAGGACCCCTGGAGATTTTGGTGA
- the LOC105164799 gene encoding polyadenylate-binding protein-interacting protein 6 isoform X1: MKTGRSSLNPYAASYVPLSKRRAADEGKILNTAKELQNGSEIIHYGHQPDNKLTRGQQQNVSQNYVHTSGSPQTAEFTKWKGHHAGEFYASSSHYPNEIREKSNFDQEFMDLAYLQINFPGISEESLSDVYLANKCDLDSAVDMLNQLEMIDSRMLHFLSHVKIYPDDSSDKLPDTLDIGDVPESVSSSGLVSLQEQRNSTAKAGASTSGSSKFSSTS; the protein is encoded by the exons ATGAAGACAGGAAGATCTTCTTTGAATCCCTATGCAGCATCCTATGTACCACTCTCGAAAAGAAGGGCTGCTGATGAgggaaaaattttgaatacaGCAAAAGAATTACAGAATGGAAGTGAGATCATACACTATGGACATCAACCTGACAATAAGTTGACTCGTGGTCAGCAGCAAAATGTTTCTCAAAACTATGTACATACTTCTGGTTCTCCTCAAACTGCCGAGTTTACAAAATGGAAGGGTCATCATGCTGGTGAATTCTATGCTTCTTCGTCACATTATCCAAATGAGATACgggaaaaatcaaattttgatcaaGAATTTATGGACTTAGCATACCTCCAGATCAATTTTCCTGGCATATCAGAGGAGTCACTTTCTGATGTTTATTTAGCCAACAAATGTGACCTAGATTCTGCAGTTGACATGCTGAATCAACTAGAA ATGATCGATTCAAGGATGCTTCACTTTCTTTCCCATGTTAAG ATCTACCCTGATGATTCATCAGATAAGCTTCCAGACACTTTAGACATTGGTGATGTGCCGGAATCTGTGTCTTCTAGTGGGTTAGTATCATTGCAGGAACAAAGAAACTCGACAGCAAAAGCCGGAGCTTCAACATCTGGTTCATCCAAATTCTCTTCTACAAGCTAA